Proteins from one Penicillium digitatum chromosome 2, complete sequence genomic window:
- a CDS encoding 60S ribosome biogenesis protein Sqt1, putative — protein MSSNDPHHENGAEEYMQADDAEEIFDRDEDHHMSEGEDEEYADENMTIEDEITFQNDSAAHFDSHSDSVFCVAQHPVHNNIVMTGSGDDTAYIFDSTPAPRPVLPSSYESNPQPRERESLLPLAKLDGHTDTVNAVVFTEPAGEYAITAGLDGKLRAYRDTTPQKTGLSWEFFGEIQEVEEINWMAVCPYQQGNDGTQNVIAIGSNDGSAWVFRIDHTDPGQPISIIQTFFSHTESCTAGAWTPDGNLLATVSEDASFFVYDVFGAAAAAGIEYSPGTNAILGLNAEDQRFAVEGGLYTIAISPSGGIAAVGGAEGNIRVVGLPRVAASAPAAKGKGKNAPSQAAGSTATGTIMAALQTQTDNIESLSFSQAPFTLLAAGSVDGSIVMYDAAHRFAVRRHIRDAHEGSAVVKVEFLPSSKQLGATISGPLANASAAHQNRSWMLTSVGLDGVVRRWDARGGTAAASQGLMQEWKGHMGATENDEGEQAGGIMGFVQSLDGKRIVTAGDDGISLVFEE, from the coding sequence atgTCTTCAAACGACCCGCATCACGAGAACGGAGCGGAGGAGTATATGCAGGCTGACGATGCCGAAGAGATCTTTGATCGTGATGAGGACCATCACATGTCagagggagaagatgaagaataTGCTGACGAGAATATGACTATCGAAGATGAGATCACCTTCCAAAACGACTCAGCAGCACACTTCGACTCGCACTCGGACTCTGTATTCTGTGTTGCGCAGCACCCGGTTCACAACAATATTGTCATGACCGGTTCTGGCGATGATACAGCCTACATCTTTGACTCGACCCCAGCGCCGCGTCCTGTACTCCCATCGAGCTACGAATCAAACCCCCAGCCAAGGGAGCGCGAGTCTCTCTTGCCTCTGGCCAAGCTTGATGGGCACACTGACACAGTGAATGCCGTGGTTTTCACCGAACCGGCAGGAGAGTATGCCATTACGGCAGGTCTGGATGGCAAACTTCGAGCTTATCGGGATACCACACCCCAGAAAACCGGACTCTCGTGGGAGTTCTTTGGCGAAATCCAGGAAGTGGAAGAGATCAATTGGATGGCCGTGTGCCCCTACCAGCAGGGAAATGACGGAACACAAAACGTCATTGCCATCGGTTCCAATGACGGCAGCGCGTGGGTCTTCCGTATCGACCATACCGACCCCGGCCAGCCTATCTCCATCATCCAGACCTTCTTCTCACACACCGAATCATGCACTGCAGGTGCATGGACGCCTGATGGTAATCTCCTGGCTACTGTTTCTGAGGATGCCAGCTTCTTTGTTTACGACGTCTTCGGAGCTGCCGCCGCTGCGGGCATTGAGTACTCTCCAGGTACCAATGCAATCCTCGGATTGAATGCGGAAGATCAGCGCTTTGCCGTGGAGGGTGGTCTTTACACCATCGCCATTTCCCCTAGCGGTGGAATTGCTGCAGTGGGTGGTGCTGAGGGCAACATCAGAGTCGTCGGCCTTCCTCGAGTCGCAGCAAGTGCCCCTGCagccaagggcaagggcaaaAATGCACCCTCCCAGGCAGCCGGTTCCACCGCTACAGGCACTATCATGGCCGCATTGCAAACTCAGACGGACAACATTGAGTCACTCTCGTTCTCCCAGGCTCCGTTCACCCTTCTTGCTGCCGGGTCTGTGGATGGTTCGATTGTGATGTACGATGCGGCTCATCGATTCGCAGTCCGTCGGCACATTAGAGATGCCCACGAGGGAAGCGCAGTTGTCAAGGTTGAGTTCCTGCCTAGTAGCAAGCAACTCGGTGCAACCATCTCAGGGCCCCTTGCCAATGCTTCTGCAGCACACCAGAACCGCTCTTGGATGCTTACATCTGTTGGTTTGGATGGTGTGGTCCGACGATGGGATGCACGCGGTGGTACTGCCGCGGCTTCTCAGGGATTGATGCAGGAGTGGAAAGGACACATGGGTGCCACGGAAAATGACGAGGGCGAACAGGCCGGTGGCATTATGGGCTTTGTACAGAGCTTGGATGGAAAACGTATTGTCACTGCCGGTGATGATGGTATCTCGCTCGTATTCGAGGAGTAA
- a CDS encoding Zinc finger, C2H2-like produces the protein MLARNSTLLSYTRRHRLAAHMRKHHDGKDIKTEPSEQTSLVSQNIQEPSSISSNIRTSPFPLNEDETNQSTPGLALPASNLTTQHQINVSHDVMEISDGSENDENDPTSQTRPPANTARARAPRPRVPASGARTRPPAALSARTASAAPGAASTSKPIRQLKSSLPKMRRSDERFLLPESCYNVVTNASIYESLKLYLVSLGETEDGTFPWWRVIQDFVHLYFEHFDHEYPVIHPYALEFGHDKTSWMVLLAVATVGSQYSAFGNASQFSASFGEILSHAIAQNRPQSPESTSLSYAQSVFLSDACLMFGGSHKAQLKLQYERNVLVTLARILKFDPCMKTKASQGPKHWRAWLARESRIRLIHCIFQLECLQLVLFDRQPIFGQHELPEEFPCRQSLWCRRNADKFVHVYQSDQDLSPSPPTQIDVRKASETMAGMDAYRRNLYMLSLYSEERLFLEKMSYSSIWKSSLSSQVTGMPVQEQWAHFTSTPSVLRAMMFRSMDEVFVAIPTSAKPDYIAARDVIHHVLSLLRLVSLHVLELFSGWHGEDAEVDTSTGQLKDWMGKNASSARKCLWHAVCVFSTLKAKQKFACHDPLCFLIAFFYIWAFDTLVVAPEIEKPQASGKEVRLLDTREIHIWIAEGPNAQLNLIGIGHLTGKESSLRLLAEVSQIFSKHKSWSGLCRGLGSAVDQILRKQTTPQAVPQGSSREDSNDEVA, from the exons ATGCTCGCCCGCAACTCCACCTTACTT TCCTATACTCGAAG ACATAGGCTTGCGGCTCATATGAGAAAACATCATGATGGAAAAGATATAAAAACAGAGCCGTCGGAACAGACGAGTCTTGTATCTCAGAATATTCAAGAACCAAGCTCCATCTCATCAAACATACGTACATCGCCTTTCCCATTGAATGAAGATGAAACAAACCAAAGTACTCCTGGTCTGGCCTTGCCTGCTTCAAATCTTACTACACAGCATCAGATCAATGTCTCGCATGACGTTATGGAAATATCAGACGGTTCAGAAAATGATGAGAATGACCCAACATCTCAAACAAGACCGCCTGCTAATACTGCACGTGCCCGGGCTCCTCGTCCGCGCGTCCCAGCTTCGGGTGCTCGTACACGTCCCCCTGCTGCCCTTTCTGCTCGTACTGCCTCTGCTGCGCCTGGTGCAGCCAGCACTTCTAAGCCAATCCGCCAGTTGAAATCATCCCTTCCCAAAATGCGGCGTTCGGATGAGCGCTTTTTGTTGCCTGAATCCTGTTACAACGTGGTGACAAATGCCTCAATATACGAATCACTTAAGTTATATCTTGTGAGCTTGGGGGAAACAGAAGATGGGACATTTCCATGGTGGAGGGTTATCCAAGACTTTGTGCACTTGTATTTTGAACACTTTGACCATGAGTACCCTGTGATTCACCCATATGCTCTAGAATTCGGGCATGACAAAACTTCATGGATGGTACTGTTAGCAGTGGCCACTGTTGGGAGTCAATATAGCGCTTTCGGCAATGCCAGTCAATTTTCGGCATCTTTCGGGGAGATCCTGTCTCATGCAATAGCTCAAAAC CGACCTCAATCACCCGAATCAACATCTTTATCCTATGCGCAAAGCGTATTTCTTAGTGATGCCTGCCTAATGTTTGGCGGGTCGCATAAAGCCCAGTTGAAGTTACAATATGAGCGAAATGTACTTGTCACTTTGGCTCGTATCTTGAAGTTTGATCCATGCATGAAAACAAAAGCGTCACAAGGTCCAAAACACTGGAGAGCCTGGCTGGCAAGAGAATCTCGTATACGGCTAATTCATTGTATCTTCC AACTTGAATGTCTTCAGCTCGTCTTGTTCGATCGGCAGCCAATATTTGGGCAGCATGAACTTCCCGAGGAGTTCCCTTGTCGTCAATCACTATGGTGTCGCAGGAATGCTGACAAGTTTGTTCATGTATACCAATCTGATCAAG ATTTATCACCATCTCCGCCCACTCAAATTGATGTTAGAAAAGCCAGTGAAACCATGGCAGGAATGGATGCTTATCGCCGTAATCTCTACATGCTGTCTCTTTACAGCGAGGAGCGATTGTTCCTTGAAAAAATGTCTTATTCGTCCATCTGGAAATCGAGTCTAAGTTCTCAAGTGACTGGCATGCCAGTTCAGGAGCAATGGGCCCATTTTACATCAACCCCTTCAGTACTGCGCGCAATGATGTTTCGGTCGATGGACGAAGTATTCGTGGCCATTCCCACCTCAGCTAAACCTGACTATATTGCCGCTCGAGATGTCATTCATCATGTACTGTCCCTTCTCCGACTAGTATCGCTCCACGTACTCGAATTATTTTCAGGGTGGCATGGCGAGGACGCTGAAGTTGATACGTCAACAGGTCAGCTGAAAGATTGGATGGGAAAGAATGCATCAAGCGCCAGGAAGTGTCTGTGGCATGCTGTATGTGTTTTCAGCACATTGAAAGCTAAGCAGAAATTTGCCTGTCATGATCCTCTCTGTTTCCTGATTGCTTTCTTCTATATATGGGCATTCGATACGCTCGTGGTCGCTCCTGAAATCGAAAAGCCACAAGCTTCAGGTAAGGAGGTTCGCTTGTTAGACACTAGGGAAATTCACATTTGGATTGCTGAAGGCCCCAATGCTCAGCTCAATCTGATTGGGATCGGCCATCTGACGGGCAAGGAAAGCTCTTTGCGTCTGCTCGCCGAGGTGAGCCAAATCTTCTCAAAACACAAGTCCTGGTCTGGGCTTTGCCGTGGCCTTGGATCTGCAGTTGATCAAATTTTGAGAAAACAGACGACACCCCAGGCGGTCCCTCAAGGGTCCTCTCGGGAAGACAGCAATGACGAAGTGGCATGA
- a CDS encoding Phenylacetyl-CoA ligase, with translation MVFLASNESGKLAPIPDSIPISEFMLNEKYGRVPHASSRDPYTCGLTGKSYSSQEVANHVDLLARSLSKEFGWLPNEGSEWDKTLAVFALNTIDSLPLFWAVHRLGGVLTPANASYSAAELTHQLLDSKAKALVTCVPLLSISLEAAANVGLLRSRIYLLDLPEQLLSGAKPPTEYKNISQLIEAGKSLPSVNELRWSAGEGARRTAFLCYSSGTSGLPKGVKISHHNVIANTLQIKAFEQNYRDGGDTKPANTEVALGLLPQSHIYGLVVICHAGTYRGDQTIVLPKFELKSYLNAIQRYKITTLFLVPPIIIHMLGTQDVCSKYDLSSVKLLFTGAAPLGMETAADFLKFYPDVLIRQGYGLTETSTVISSSHPNDIWLGSSGALLPGVEARILTPENEEITAYNTPGELLVRSPSVVLGYLNNDKATKETFVDGWMRTGDEAVIRVGPKGFEHVFIVDRIKELIKVKGLQVAPAELEAHILAHPDVSDCAVIAIPDDRAGEVPKAIVVKSLTAGSDESVSQALLKYVQDHKARHKWLKGGIRFVDAIPKSPSGKILRRLIRDQEKEARRKAGSKI, from the exons atggtgtttttggcttcGAATGAGTCCGGCAAATTGGCCCCAATTCCCGACAGCATCCCAATCAGCGAGTTTATGCTCAACGAGAAATATGGACGAGTGCCACACGCCAGCTCCCGGGACCCATATACGTGCGGCCTCACTGGAAAGTCATATTCGTCACAAGAAGTGGCCAATCACGTTGACTTGCTGGCTCGTAGTCTTTCAAAAGAATTTGGTTGGTTGCCGAATGAAGGGTCGGAATGGGATAAGACTCTGGCCGTGTTTGCCCTCAACACT ATCGACTCTTTGCCCTTATTCTGGGCCGTTCACAGACTGGGTGGTGTTCTCACTCCCGCGAATGCATCatactccgccgccgagctCACACATCAGCTGCTTGAttccaaggccaaggccctGGTTACTTGCGTCCCTCTCCTCTCTATCTCGCTGGAAGCGGCAGCCAACGTCGGTCTCCTGAGGAGCAGAATCTATCTACTCGACCTACCCGAGCAGCTTCTTAGCGGCGCGAAGCCTCCAACAGAATACAAGAACATTTCCCAGCTCATCGAGGCTGGAAAGTCTCTACCATCAGTGAATGAATTGCGATGGAGTGCGGGCGAGGGAGCTCGACGAACAGCTTTTTTGTGCTACTCGAGTGGAACATCTGGATTGCCA AAAGGGGTGAAGATCTCACACCATAATGTGATTGCCAATACTCTCCAGATCAAGGCATTTGAGCAGAACTATCGGGATGGCGGGGACACAAAGCCTGCGAATACTGAGGTTGCTCTTGGTCTCCTTCCGCAGAGTCATATTTATGGTCTCGTGGTCATTTGCCATGCTGGCACATACCGAGGCGACCAGACAATCGTTCTCCCCAAGTTCGAATTGAAATCCTACCTGAATGCCATCCAACGCTATAAGATTACCACTCTCTTCCTG GTACCTCCAATCATCATTCACATGCTTGGCACTCAAGACGTGTGCTCCAAGTATGACCTGAGCTCCGTGAAGCTTTTGTTCACGGGAGCTGCACCCCTAGGCATGGAGACAGCAGCCGACTTCCTCAAATTCTACCCAGACGTTTTGATCCGCCAAGGATATG GTCTCACAGAGACATCGACAGTCATAAGCTCAAGCCACCCCAACGACATCTGGCTAGGTTCATCTGGCGCCTTGCTTCCTGGAGTCGAGGCACGCATCCTGACACCCGAAAATGAGGAAATCACAGCGTACAACACTCCAGGCGAGTTGTTGGTCCGAAGCCCAAGTGTCGTCCTGGGTTATTTGAACAACGATAAAGCCACCAAAGAGACATTCGTGGATGGATGGATGCGTACCGGAGATGAGGCTGTTATTCGTGTAGGCCCGAAGGGCTTTGAGCATGTGTTTATTGTCGACCGGATCAAGGAGTTGATCAAGGTCAAG GGTCTGCAAGTCGCACCTGCCGAACTCGAAGCTCATATACTCGCCCACCCCGATGTCTCGGACTGTGCCGTTATCGCCATTCCCGATGATCGCGCAGGAGAAGTCCCCAAGGCGATTGTTGTCAAGTCTCTCACAGCAGGGTCCGACGAATCAGTCTCCCAAGCTCTATTGAAGTATGTTCAAGACCACAAGGCTCGTCACAAGTGGTTGAAGGGAGGTATCAGATTTGTGGATGCAATTCCCAAGAGTCCGAGTGGTAAGATCCTTCGCCGACTGATCCGTGATCAGGAGAAGGAGGCACGGAGAAAGGCAGGTAGTAAGATCTAA